A genomic stretch from Corynebacterium terpenotabidum Y-11 includes:
- a CDS encoding lipoate--protein ligase family protein: protein MHGEYKVLGGKLIVVDLEVTTAAAGDPGILTGVRISGDFFLEPDEALTRITLALEGAPADLSAEDYAARISDSLLRTDVLFGITPEGVGIAVRRALGHAIDWDDIDFDVIYGPAVDPMLNVAMDETLTEEVAAGRRKPFMRLWEWNAPQVVIGSFQSYANEINQEGVDRYGITVSRRVTGGGAMFMEPGNCVTYSLVVPQALVDGLSFAQSYPFLDEWTMEALKKVGINAHYIPLNDISSDQGKIGGAAQKRFANGWMVHHVTMSYDIDAEKMLEVIRIGKEKMKDKGIRSAVKRVDPMRSQTQLPREEILAIFHDTFKTKYGATEGSITAADLAVAQQRCDEKFSTEKWTHRLP, encoded by the coding sequence GTGCACGGAGAATACAAGGTCCTCGGAGGAAAGCTCATTGTCGTCGATCTGGAGGTGACGACCGCCGCCGCAGGCGACCCCGGCATCCTGACCGGGGTACGCATCTCCGGCGACTTCTTCCTCGAACCCGACGAGGCACTGACCCGCATCACCCTCGCCCTGGAGGGAGCGCCGGCCGACCTTTCCGCCGAGGACTACGCCGCTCGGATCTCCGACTCACTGCTGCGCACCGACGTCCTCTTCGGTATCACCCCCGAGGGGGTCGGCATCGCGGTGCGCCGTGCCCTGGGCCACGCCATCGACTGGGATGACATCGACTTCGACGTCATCTACGGTCCGGCCGTCGATCCGATGCTCAACGTTGCGATGGACGAGACACTCACCGAGGAGGTTGCCGCGGGACGCCGCAAGCCGTTCATGCGACTGTGGGAATGGAATGCGCCGCAGGTCGTCATCGGCTCCTTCCAGTCCTACGCCAACGAGATCAACCAGGAGGGTGTCGACCGGTACGGCATCACCGTGTCCCGTCGCGTCACCGGTGGCGGCGCGATGTTCATGGAGCCCGGAAACTGCGTGACCTATTCGCTGGTCGTCCCCCAGGCGCTCGTCGACGGACTGAGCTTCGCCCAGTCCTACCCTTTCCTCGACGAGTGGACGATGGAGGCGTTGAAGAAGGTGGGTATCAACGCCCACTACATCCCGCTCAACGACATCTCCTCGGACCAGGGCAAGATCGGTGGTGCGGCGCAGAAGCGGTTCGCGAACGGCTGGATGGTCCACCATGTGACGATGTCCTATGACATCGACGCCGAGAAGATGCTCGAGGTCATCCGGATCGGCAAGGAGAAGATGAAGGACAAGGGCATCCGCTCAGCGGTGAAGCGGGTAGATCCGATGCGTTCGCAGACGCAGCTGCCGCGCGAGGAGATCCTGGCGATCTTCCACGACACCTTCAAGACGAAGTACGGTGCGACCGAGGGGTCGATCACCGCAGCGGATCTTGCCGTCGCACAGCAGCGCTGCGACGAGAAGTTCTCCACCGAGAAGTGGACGCACCGACTGCCGTAA
- a CDS encoding RecQ family ATP-dependent DNA helicase → METSHPGTGDLATRATEILRELTGRSDAAFRDGQFEAIEALVKDRKRVLVVQRTGWGKSAVYFVAARLIREGFGGGAGPTLIISPLLALMRDQVAAAERAGVHAATINSANATEWDEVLGALRDGNLDVLLISPERLTNPRFSEQVLHPLLTGGVGMIVVDEAHCISDWGHDFRPDYRRIGALLASLSGDLPVLATTATANSRVVDDVAAQLGSDTTVIRGPLSRDSLRLGVAPTSSPGHRIGWLVQHLGDFSGSGIIYCLTVSAAEDTTRALKDAGWDVAAYTGRTDAEDRARLEQALKDNALKALVATSALGMGFDKPDLGFVVHLGAPSSAVAYYQQVGRAGRATDSADVLLLPGTEDAEIWEYFATASMPEEADARAVLAALADSPAPLSVPALEPLVGIKRTKLTLLLKTLQVDGAVDRAGTGFVATGAGWAYDAARYAAVAEAREREAAAMLEYEAGHVCRMRFLAEALDDPTAHDCGRCDVCAGQWWDSSVDAAAESGARKILSGIGVPVEPRGQWPGGMEKVGVALKGKIPAGERVEEGRVIARFTDLGAGQTLRGFLAESAEDAPVPKNIADWCITVLSEWDWVERPTVVVGMPSATRPVTTADLASGLARVGRMVDAGNLQLTRDPGSPEVNSAFRVKNLDGAFRATAETAAAVDGQVVLLVDTEIGSRWAMTVAGRALRLAGARAVLPFALALRG, encoded by the coding sequence ATGGAGACTTCACACCCCGGTACCGGTGACCTGGCCACCCGCGCCACGGAAATCCTCCGTGAACTCACCGGTCGATCCGACGCTGCGTTCCGCGACGGCCAGTTCGAGGCCATCGAGGCGCTGGTCAAGGACCGGAAACGCGTCCTCGTAGTCCAGCGCACCGGATGGGGGAAGTCGGCGGTGTACTTCGTCGCCGCCCGGCTGATCCGCGAAGGCTTCGGCGGCGGTGCCGGGCCGACGCTGATCATCTCCCCACTGCTGGCGCTGATGCGCGACCAGGTCGCTGCCGCCGAACGGGCCGGAGTGCACGCCGCGACAATCAACTCCGCGAACGCCACTGAATGGGACGAGGTGTTGGGCGCCCTGCGGGACGGCAACCTCGACGTCCTCCTCATCTCCCCGGAACGGCTGACCAACCCCCGGTTCAGCGAGCAGGTCCTCCACCCCCTGCTCACCGGTGGCGTGGGCATGATCGTCGTCGACGAGGCGCACTGCATTTCCGACTGGGGCCACGATTTCCGGCCGGACTACCGGCGTATCGGCGCGCTGCTGGCGTCCCTCTCCGGTGACCTCCCGGTCCTGGCGACGACGGCGACAGCGAACAGTCGCGTCGTCGACGATGTCGCCGCACAACTGGGGTCGGACACGACCGTGATCCGTGGTCCCCTGTCCCGCGACTCCCTGCGCCTGGGCGTGGCGCCGACCTCCTCCCCCGGCCACCGGATCGGTTGGTTGGTCCAGCACCTCGGCGATTTCTCCGGTTCCGGGATCATCTACTGCCTCACCGTCTCCGCCGCGGAGGATACGACCCGCGCGTTGAAGGACGCCGGGTGGGACGTCGCCGCCTACACCGGACGCACCGATGCCGAGGACCGCGCCCGCCTGGAGCAGGCACTCAAGGACAACGCCCTGAAAGCCCTGGTGGCAACCAGTGCGCTGGGCATGGGCTTCGACAAGCCCGACCTCGGGTTCGTCGTCCACCTGGGCGCGCCGAGCTCCGCCGTCGCCTACTACCAGCAGGTCGGACGCGCCGGGCGTGCCACCGACTCCGCCGATGTCCTGCTGCTGCCGGGCACGGAGGACGCCGAAATCTGGGAGTACTTCGCCACCGCGTCCATGCCGGAGGAGGCCGATGCCCGCGCCGTCCTCGCCGCTCTCGCTGACTCCCCCGCTCCCCTGTCCGTCCCGGCGCTGGAACCCTTGGTCGGCATCAAGCGGACGAAGCTGACCCTGCTGCTCAAGACCCTGCAGGTCGATGGTGCCGTGGATCGGGCAGGAACCGGGTTCGTCGCCACGGGGGCCGGGTGGGCCTATGACGCGGCCCGCTACGCCGCCGTCGCCGAGGCCAGGGAACGCGAGGCGGCGGCGATGCTCGAGTACGAGGCCGGGCACGTGTGTCGGATGCGGTTCCTCGCCGAGGCCCTGGATGATCCGACCGCTCACGACTGCGGACGCTGCGATGTCTGTGCCGGTCAGTGGTGGGATTCCTCGGTCGATGCAGCCGCTGAGTCCGGTGCCCGGAAGATTCTCTCGGGCATCGGTGTGCCGGTGGAGCCGCGGGGTCAGTGGCCGGGCGGGATGGAGAAGGTCGGCGTGGCACTCAAGGGGAAGATCCCGGCCGGTGAACGGGTCGAGGAGGGACGCGTCATCGCACGGTTCACCGACCTCGGTGCCGGCCAGACATTGCGTGGGTTCCTCGCCGAGTCCGCCGAGGACGCCCCGGTGCCGAAGAATATCGCCGACTGGTGCATCACCGTCCTGAGCGAATGGGACTGGGTGGAGCGTCCCACCGTCGTGGTCGGGATGCCGAGCGCCACGCGACCGGTGACGACCGCGGACCTGGCGTCCGGTCTGGCGCGGGTGGGACGCATGGTGGATGCCGGGAACCTGCAGCTCACCCGCGATCCGGGGTCACCGGAGGTCAACAGCGCCTTCCGGGTCAAAAACCTGGACGGGGCGTTCCGCGCCACCGCGGAAACTGCGGCGGCGGTGGACGGCCAGGTCGTGCTGCTGGTGGACACCGAGATCGGGTCCCGGTGGGCGATGACCGTGGCGGGGCGGGCCCTGAGACTGGCCGGGGCGCGGGCGGTCCTCCCCTTCGCACTGGCACTGCGGGGATAG